CCCTCACAAAATCTAGCGCTTTCTCGTTTGTGCGCAGCTGATCAGGGTTGATTACCCCACCCGGCAGCACGAGCGCGTCATAATCGTCTGCGGAGGCGCTGCCCAACACCGCATCGACATCGTATTCCTTTCCCCAGTTCTTGTCGGCCCAGGCCTTAATCGTGCCGGCTTCAGGGCTGATAATTTCAGCGGTCCAGCCTTGTGCTTCCAGATGTTCTTTTGGTGATTTCAGTTCGCTTTCCTCAAATCCGTGTGTTGCCAAAATAGCGATTCTCTTGCTCATAACTTCAAAATTTAAGATGTTGTTTATTCACCTAAAGTTAGTCATTACCGACACAGGGATTTCCGAAAAAGTTTTCAAGATTTCAAGGTGCGGGTAGCGTTAAAAAAAAACGCCGGAACAAGAGTCGTCCGGCGTCTGGGTATTATCGTGTTACCACACTTCATTCAGTTTTCCGCATTTTTATTACCCCTGCCTGAAGACCAGTTTTCCATCAAAACTGTCGAGTAGTATGATGCTTTCGGTATTCACTTTCCCTGAAAGGATCTCTTTGGAAAGCTCGTTCAGTACTTCCTTCTGCACCACCCGTTTCACCGGCCTGGCCCCGAAATGCGGATCATAGCCTTTCTGGGCGAGATAAGAAATCGCTTCGGGCGTGGCATCAAGCGTAATTTGCTGTTGCGCGAGCATTTTGGTAACGCCTTTCAGCTGTATGCCCACGATTTCGCGGATGTTTTGTTCCGTTAACGGTGTGAACATCACGATGTCGTCGATCCTGTTGATGAATTCCGGGCGGACGGTTTGTTTCAGCAGGCCAAGGACTTCGTTTTTCGCCAATTCCGTTGCAGCTTCCACACTGCCCTTCAGGTTAGAGAATTTTTCCTGGATGATTTCGCTTCCCATATTAGAGGTCATGATGATGATCGTATTCCGGAAATCGGCGAGGCGCCCTTTATTGTCTGTAAGCCTGCCTTCATCGAGTACCTGCAGGAGGATGTTGAAGGTGTCGGGATGCGCTTTTTCGATTTCATCCAGCAGTACCACCGAGTACGGTTTTCTCCGGACGGCCTCGGTCAATTGCCCGCCCTCATCATAGCCAACATATCCGGGAGGTGCGCCCACGAGCCTGCTTACGCTGTGACGCTCCTGGTATTCACTCATATCGATGCGCGTCATGGCGCTTTCGTCATCAAACAGGTATGCCGCCAGGGCTTTTGCCAATTCGGTCTTACCCACGCCCGTGGTCCCGAGGAAAAGGAAGGTCCCGATGGGTTTTTTGACGTCCTGAAGCCCGGCGCGGCTGCGGCGTACCGCATCACTGACCGCCTCAATGGCTTCTTCCTGACCCACGACCCGCTTGTGTAATTCTTCTTCGAGCAGCAGCAGCTTTTCGCGCTCCCCCTGCAACATCTTCATTACGGGGATACCGGTCCATTTCGCCACCACTTCAGCGATGTCTTCCCGGGTGACTTCTTCCTTAATCAGGGAAGTGCCGCCACTTTGATTTTCGGCGAGCTGGGTTTGCAATGACTCGAGCCGGGTTTGTGCGTCCTTGATTTTCCCGTAACGAATTTCCGCTACTTTCCCGTAGTCGCCGTCGCGCTCTGCACGTTCGGCTTCATATCTGAAGTCCTCGATTTCTGTTTTTACTGCCTGAATGCTGTCAACGATATCCTTCTCTGATTTCCATTTGGCGAAAATCTCATTACGGTCTTCCTTGAGGTTGGCCAATTCCATGCCGAGGCCTTTAAGCTTGCTTTCGTCATTTTCCCTTTTGATTGCCTCAATTTCGATTTCGAGCTGCATGATCTTGCGGTCCAGCACATCGAGTTCTTCGGGTTTGGAGTTGATCTCCATGCGCAGTTTCGAAGCCGCCTCATCCATCAGGTCGATTGCCTTGTCGGGCAGGAACCTGTTGGTAATGTAGCGCTGCGATAATTCCACGGCTGCAATAATGGCTTCATCCTTGATCTGGACTTTATGATGTGTCTCGTATTTTTCCTTGATGCCCCGCAGGATGGAAATTGCGCTTTCCGTATCCGGTTCGTCAATCAGCACCTTCTGGAAACGGCGTTCCAGGGCTTTGTCTTTCTCGAAATATTTCTGGTATTCGTCGAGGGTCGTCGCCCCGATGGCGCGCAATTCGCCCCTCGCCAATGCCGGCTTGAGGATATTGGCCGCATCCATCGCACCCTCACCGCCGCCTGCGCCTACGAGGGTATGGATCTCGTCTATAAAAAGCACGATGTCCCCTTCGGCAGCGGTCACTTCCCGTACTACCGATTTAAGCCTTTCCTCGAATTCGCCTTTGTATTTTGCACCGGCGATCAATGCACCCATGTCGAGCGAAAACACGATTTTGTCCTTCAGGTTTTCGGGCACGTCACCATCGACGATGCGGTGTGCAAGTCCCTCAGCGATGGCCGTTTTACCTACGCCGGGTTCACCAATAAGCATCGGATTGTTCTTGGTCCGGCGGGTCAGGATCTGCAGTACGCGCCGTATTTCCTCATCGCGCCCGATCACGGGATCGAGTTTTCCGTTTGCTGCGAGTTCATTGAGGTTCTTGGCATATTTGTTCAGCGCGTTGTACGTTTCCTCAGCGGATGCCGAGGTAACGCGTTCGCCTTTACGCAATTCATCGATAGCGGCTTTGAGGCCTATTTCAGTCACGCCATGGTCTTTAAGGATTTGGGCAACCTTACTTTTGGAGTTGAAAATGGCCAGCAGCAGGTGTTCAATCGACACGAACTCGTCGTTCATTTTACCGGCTATGATTTCTGCCTCGTTCAATGTCGTTCCCGTGACGCGCGACAGCATGATCTCGCTGCCGGATACTTTCGCGAAGCTTTGCAAAGAACTGGCGATTACCTGTTCAAACAAGGGCACATTTACGTTGAGCTTTTTCAGGAGAAACGGCGCAACGTTTTCGTCAACTTCGAAAATGGCTTTCATAAGGTGTTCATTTTCTATTTGCTGGTGCCCATAGCTTTGTGCAAGCTGCTGTGCCTTCTGGATCGCTTCCTGCGATTTGATTGTAAATTTGTTGATGTTCATATGTTTATGATGTTTTTGCCTTAAGGAAACCTTAAACGGCATGATGTTGTAATCTGGTTTGTGTAACTTCGCGACGGTTTAATCAAATGATGTTCCAGTTGGAGGCATCGGACAAAATGTCGCGTAAACCCTTGAAAACAAAGACAAAATGTCTTAAAATACGACAATTATGGGAATTAGGAACATGTTCGGAAACAAACACAGCGCGGGGAACGGCCTGGATTGGGTACTTCTTGAAGAGATGGACCAGCTCGAACAGCTTGCGGAAGAATCGTTTAGTGCACCGGTCACCATATTTAAACACAGTACACGCTGCAATATCAGTAGCTTTTCGTTGCGGCAGTTCGAACGCGCCTACGACATCCCGGCGGACAGGATGAGGTTGTATTTTCTTGACCTGCTTGCTTACCGAAACATTTCAAACGAGCTTGCCCTGCGATTCGGGGTAGTCCATCAATCTCCGCAGATCCTGGTGGTTAGCGAAGGAAAGGCCGTCTATGATGCGTCGCATGAAAATATCAGTGCGGAAGACCTGAGGAAATTTGCAGAGTGATAGGGAAAAGGCGTTTGGGCGGTCAAACGTCATGCTGGAAATCGCCTGAATTTATCCGCGGAACCGCGCCAGGGATGGCAGCGGCATCCTTTTTTTAACCTGGAAGGTTTAAAAAAGATACAGCGGACAGCCCGATCCCGGTATTGCGGACGCAGGGAGCGATAACGGGAGGCGCCATAAAATCACAATCAGATCGAAGGTTCCTGCTGGCTCAGGCAATGAAAACTTCCCAGTCCCCAAATTAAATCCACCGAGTCGATACCTACCACTTTCCTGTCGCTGAAACAATCCTGCAGTATATCAAGCGCTTTGGCGTCGTTTTGGTCGTCTTTGAAAGTCGGGAAGATGATATTCTCGTTCGAGATGTAGAAATTGGCATACGACGCGGGCAGCCTTTG
The nucleotide sequence above comes from Flavobacterium magnum. Encoded proteins:
- the ytxJ gene encoding bacillithiol system redox-active protein YtxJ; its protein translation is MGIRNMFGNKHSAGNGLDWVLLEEMDQLEQLAEESFSAPVTIFKHSTRCNISSFSLRQFERAYDIPADRMRLYFLDLLAYRNISNELALRFGVVHQSPQILVVSEGKAVYDASHENISAEDLRKFAE
- a CDS encoding type 1 glutamine amidotransferase domain-containing protein — its product is MSKRIAILATHGFEESELKSPKEHLEAQGWTAEIISPEAGTIKAWADKNWGKEYDVDAVLGSASADDYDALVLPGGVINPDQLRTNEKALDFVRAFFEAGKPVAAICHGPQTLISAGLVKGRKMTSVKAVSTDLINAGADWHDREVVTDKGLVTSRTPEDLPAFNKKMVEEIMEGQHQPAS
- the clpB gene encoding ATP-dependent chaperone ClpB; the protein is MNINKFTIKSQEAIQKAQQLAQSYGHQQIENEHLMKAIFEVDENVAPFLLKKLNVNVPLFEQVIASSLQSFAKVSGSEIMLSRVTGTTLNEAEIIAGKMNDEFVSIEHLLLAIFNSKSKVAQILKDHGVTEIGLKAAIDELRKGERVTSASAEETYNALNKYAKNLNELAANGKLDPVIGRDEEIRRVLQILTRRTKNNPMLIGEPGVGKTAIAEGLAHRIVDGDVPENLKDKIVFSLDMGALIAGAKYKGEFEERLKSVVREVTAAEGDIVLFIDEIHTLVGAGGGEGAMDAANILKPALARGELRAIGATTLDEYQKYFEKDKALERRFQKVLIDEPDTESAISILRGIKEKYETHHKVQIKDEAIIAAVELSQRYITNRFLPDKAIDLMDEAASKLRMEINSKPEELDVLDRKIMQLEIEIEAIKRENDESKLKGLGMELANLKEDRNEIFAKWKSEKDIVDSIQAVKTEIEDFRYEAERAERDGDYGKVAEIRYGKIKDAQTRLESLQTQLAENQSGGTSLIKEEVTREDIAEVVAKWTGIPVMKMLQGEREKLLLLEEELHKRVVGQEEAIEAVSDAVRRSRAGLQDVKKPIGTFLFLGTTGVGKTELAKALAAYLFDDESAMTRIDMSEYQERHSVSRLVGAPPGYVGYDEGGQLTEAVRRKPYSVVLLDEIEKAHPDTFNILLQVLDEGRLTDNKGRLADFRNTIIIMTSNMGSEIIQEKFSNLKGSVEAATELAKNEVLGLLKQTVRPEFINRIDDIVMFTPLTEQNIREIVGIQLKGVTKMLAQQQITLDATPEAISYLAQKGYDPHFGARPVKRVVQKEVLNELSKEILSGKVNTESIILLDSFDGKLVFRQG